In Halorhabdus tiamatea SARL4B, a genomic segment contains:
- a CDS encoding SDR family oxidoreductase, producing MNVPNSYDIDGKVCVITGGAGVLGSAMAKAIGQQGATVVVLDLDDEKLAMTGDELDEMGVEYTTIQGSVLDRAELEAAAETVVDEYGRIDVLINGAGGNSPEATTDEETDFFGLNAEGVENVFNLNFLGTFLASQAFGEYMAQQGEGHILNVSSMNAFTPLTKIPAYSGAKAAVSNFTEWLAVDMAQNHSPDIRVNAIAPGFLLTEQNRYLLLDDDGELTDRGQQIIDHTPQDRFGDPEDLLSTVLWLIAPGSEFVTGAVIPIDGGFSAYSGV from the coding sequence ATGAACGTACCGAACAGTTACGATATCGACGGCAAGGTATGCGTCATCACTGGTGGCGCAGGCGTGCTCGGCTCCGCGATGGCGAAGGCGATCGGCCAGCAGGGTGCGACAGTTGTGGTCCTCGACCTCGACGACGAGAAGCTCGCGATGACCGGCGACGAACTCGATGAGATGGGCGTCGAATATACGACTATCCAGGGGTCGGTGCTCGACCGGGCGGAACTCGAGGCGGCCGCGGAGACGGTCGTCGACGAATACGGCCGCATCGACGTGCTGATCAACGGCGCTGGCGGCAACAGCCCGGAAGCGACCACGGACGAGGAGACGGACTTCTTCGGCCTGAACGCCGAGGGCGTCGAGAACGTGTTCAACCTGAACTTCCTGGGGACGTTCCTAGCTTCGCAAGCGTTTGGCGAGTACATGGCCCAGCAGGGCGAGGGTCACATCCTCAACGTCTCCTCGATGAACGCGTTCACACCGCTGACGAAAATCCCGGCCTATTCGGGCGCGAAGGCCGCGGTCTCGAACTTCACGGAGTGGCTCGCGGTCGACATGGCCCAGAACCACTCGCCCGATATTCGGGTGAACGCGATCGCCCCCGGCTTCCTCCTGACCGAGCAGAACCGGTATCTCCTGCTCGACGACGACGGCGAGTTGACTGACCGCGGCCAGCAGATCATCGACCACACGCCCCAGGACCGCTTTGGCGACCCCGAGGATCTGCTCTCGACCGTGCTCTGGCTGATCGCGCCCGGCTCTGAGTTTGTCACCGGGGCCGTCATCCCCATCGACGGCGGCTTCTCCGCGTACAGCGGCGTCTAG
- a CDS encoding mannonate dehydratase has protein sequence MVDLSLILPPEPDDRWQLAKQMGVRSAVVHPLEIGDDQSEWTYDQLKGMVNWFEDAGISLDVLEGSVPLTDRIRLGQDGRDEDIENFKRFIRDVGAAGIPVVCYDWMAGIRWARTEAHVESRGGSLVTGYDDEKMRGGPKTDYTDVSRDQLWDAIEYFLTEVVPVAEEAGVKLALHPADPPKESVRGVPRLAYSVENYDRILDIVDSEHNGVTFCQGNFSLMDTPVPEAIRHFGDRINFAHFRDVEGTPERFVETWHDDGPTDMQEAMAAFEDVGFDGPMRPDHVPTMAGEDNSNPGYHTKGRLFAIGYMRGLLESV, from the coding sequence ATGGTAGACCTATCGCTCATACTGCCGCCTGAGCCGGACGATCGCTGGCAGCTCGCAAAACAGATGGGTGTGCGGAGTGCTGTCGTTCACCCGCTCGAAATCGGCGACGATCAGTCTGAGTGGACCTACGACCAACTCAAAGGAATGGTCAACTGGTTCGAGGACGCAGGGATCAGCCTGGACGTCCTCGAGGGGTCAGTCCCGCTCACGGACAGGATTCGCCTCGGCCAGGACGGTCGTGACGAGGACATCGAGAACTTCAAGCGGTTCATCAGGGATGTCGGTGCGGCCGGCATCCCGGTCGTCTGTTACGACTGGATGGCCGGCATCCGGTGGGCGCGGACAGAGGCACACGTCGAATCCCGCGGGGGCTCGCTTGTCACGGGCTACGACGACGAGAAGATGCGCGGCGGTCCAAAGACCGACTACACGGACGTGAGCCGGGATCAGCTTTGGGACGCGATCGAGTACTTCCTCACGGAGGTCGTTCCCGTCGCCGAGGAGGCGGGCGTGAAGCTCGCCCTGCATCCAGCCGATCCACCCAAGGAGTCCGTTCGAGGCGTTCCGCGGTTGGCCTATAGCGTCGAGAACTACGATCGAATTCTCGACATCGTCGACAGCGAACACAACGGCGTCACATTCTGCCAGGGGAACTTCTCGTTGATGGATACGCCGGTCCCCGAGGCGATTCGCCACTTCGGCGACCGGATCAACTTCGCGCACTTCCGTGACGTCGAGGGGACGCCAGAGCGGTTCGTCGAGACCTGGCACGATGATGGCCCAACGGACATGCAGGAAGCGATGGCTGCGTTCGAGGACGTCGGCTTCGACGGGCCGATGCGCCCCGATCACGTCCCGACGATGGCTGGCGAGGACAACTCCAATCCGGGATATCACACCAAGGGCCGGCTGTTCGCCATCGGCTACATGCGCGGCCTGCTCGAATCGGTCTGA